The sequence TTATCTGATAAGAATAATTTTTTTCAATGGTTAGAAAATAACGGATTCACTGTATCCGTAGCAGAAAATACCTCCGCTGCTATCTATAAAGCAAAATCCGAACTACCCGATTTAATTATCTGCAATATTGTCGAGGTAGAACTTGATAATTATTACCTCCCTAAAGCTCTATGCGAATTTCCGACTACGGCAATCATACCTTTAATTTTTGCTATTGATAAAATGACTCAGGCTAATATTCGCAAAACAATGGAAATGGGCGCTGATGACTGTATTAGCCAATCCTGTACTGAGAAAGAATTATTAAACGCGATCGCAATTCGTTTGGATAGACTCGCCTTTATTCGACAGTGGTGTACCATCCAAGCAAGCGAAAACCGATTTGGCTAGGGGCACAAAGCCTAAATGTAAATCTAGGTAAAAAAGTGTTACGAAACCAGAGATTTTTAACTATTTTTGCATAATTTAGAAAAATTCCTCCAATACAATAAATAGTATAGAGTCTCTGATAAATTCAGAGGTTTTGAGAAAAGTTCAATGAAACATTTTGAACTAAATTGTTATGAAAATTATTGTATGTCCTTTGTAATTAAAGGTTTATTTATTATGCGAAACGTCAACAGAGAACAGCTAGACAATCAAGAAAATAGTTATAGATTCTACAAGTATAGCTCGGCATCTTCCCAATATAATATTTGGGAAAATGATATCGATACATTTTATATCATCGAAAAACCAAACAAGTTGATATTAGGAAGAAAAACCAATAACGCAAAGTTTTCGGGTAATGAAATATTTCTATGCATTTTAATTTTAGTCATGTTATTAGTTGGCTTCGGAGGTCAAAGTTGGATAAAAAATAGAACTAGACAAAAATTGATTTATAGCGTTTCCCAGTCTATTGAAGTACACACAAAACCTCACCCCCAACCCCTCTCTTTGATAAGAAGAGGGGAGATAAAGCAAAGCTTTATCGGGGTGAGGTAATCGCTGTACCTCAGTTGCTTAGGAAACGCTATATGATTTAACCCCGCAAAATGAGATTTTGTACCATTCTGAATAAGCCCCCATAAATACGGTTTCTGACCGATTTCATCACTAATATAAGTCGGCGTAAATAAGGCAACTATTAAAAATGCCTGAAAAGCCAAAAAAATCAAACTTCTTACTTCTTACTTCTTACTTCTTACTTCTTACTTCTTACTTCTTACTTCTTACTTCTTACTTCTTACTTCTTACTTCTTACTTCCGCGAAGCGGTACTAGTAAAAGACTCATATTAAGCGATTGCCATCAATAAGCGTATAAATATTTTTTTAACTGACCTACAACCATAATAATGTCATGACAAAAACACATAAATCAAAGACAAACTCTAGTGACAATGTAGTTTACTTCATGAAAGATTATGAACACTTAAGAAAAAAATATTTGCATCATAAATTTCGCCAACCTAAAAATAAAATTTATCCGCTGCAACAGAAATTTAGGCAGCATAACAATATAAATACTCCAGAAGATAAACCCTATTCAACAATCAAACCATTTTTAGTATCTATGGTATTGATATGTACTTGGAGTTTTACCATATTGTTTTTAGCGAAAGTCAGCTATAAATTGCTGCAAGAAATTTATCTTTATTCTGCCCAAGAAGTATATCTGCATCGTGAATAGTTTTTGCATCTGTGGGGCTTGGTAAGTATAATTCGTAATTCGTAATTCGTAATTCGTAATAGGTAATATCATGTCCGGTTAAACAGTTGTCATATCTGTGAGGGCTAAGTAATAAGTAATAAGTAGTAGATAATAACGGGAGCATCTCAATTTTAAAAATTTACCAAGATTTAGATTGTCATTGCGAGGGTCATGGAATGAAGCGAAGCAATCGCAATAACTATACTTTGCGATTGCTTCGCTTCGCTCGCAATGACGAATGATGTTTTTAAACATTTGGGATGCTCCCATAATAACCGCCATCTTTTCATTAAGAGGATGTTTGGGAAGTCATAAATAAAACTCGTAAATCTTAATACCATTTCTTTATAAAGATGCGCCGAATTCAGCCCCTGAAGAGGGGCTTCGTTTGTCTAGCCCCACTCTTCCAGAGTGAGGGCTTTTAGCGCAGCCTCATACAGAATTGGTATAAGATCCCCCTAAATCCCCCTTTTTTAAGGGGGACTTTAACCCCAATTTTTAAGGGGGGAAGGGGGGATAATCCGAAAGCTGGGCTAAAAAACAAATACTAATTAATATTTCCAACAATCGGCTTATTAGATATATCTTGCAAACCAACATTTCTCAATAGCTGCATCCAATCTTTAGCAAGATCCTTATTTTGAAAATTTGATAAACGAAGTTTAGCTGACTCAGTTAAAGCTGAATACCAAATTCCA comes from Rivularia sp. PCC 7116 and encodes:
- a CDS encoding response regulator transcription factor encodes the protein MKILLIEPELSELSDKNNFFQWLENNGFTVSVAENTSAAIYKAKSELPDLIICNIVEVELDNYYLPKALCEFPTTAIIPLIFAIDKMTQANIRKTMEMGADDCISQSCTEKELLNAIAIRLDRLAFIRQWCTIQASENRFG